The proteins below come from a single Jaculus jaculus isolate mJacJac1 chromosome X, mJacJac1.mat.Y.cur, whole genome shotgun sequence genomic window:
- the Porcn gene encoding protein-serine O-palmitoleoyltransferase porcupine isoform X5 encodes MVWVVLLSLLCYLVLFLCRHSSHRGVFLSVTILIYLLMGEMHMVDTVTWHKMRGAQMIVAMKAVSLGFDLDRGEVGAVPSPVEFMGYLYFVGTIVFGPWISFHSYLQAVQGRQLSPQWLKKVTRSLVLALLCLVLSTCVGPYLFPYFIPLDGDRLLRNKKRKARGIMVRWLRAYESAVSFHFSNYFVGFLSEATATLAGAGFTEEKDHLEWDLTVSRPLNVEMPRSMVEVVTSWNLPMSYWLNNYVFKNALRLGTFSAVLVTYAASALLHGFSFHLAAVLLSLAFITYVEHVLRKRLARIFSACVLSKRCLPDCSHRHRLGLGVRALNLLFGALAIFHLAYLGSLFDVDVDDTTEEQGYGMAHTVHKWSELGWASHWVTFGCWIFYRLIG; translated from the exons ATGGTTTGGGTTGTGCTGCTCAGCCTCCTGTGCTACCTCGTGCTGTTCCTCTGCCGACACTCCTCCCACCGAGGCGTCTTCCTCTCAGTCACCATCCTCATCTACCTACTCATGGG TGAAATGCACATGGTGGACACTGTGACATGGCACAAGATGCGAG GGGCCCAGATGATCGTGGCCATGAAGGCGGTGTCTCTGGGCTTCGACTTGGACCGGGGCGAGGTGGGTGCAGTGCCCTCACCTGTGGAGTTCATGGGCTACCTCTACTTTGTGGGCACCATCGTCTTTGGGCCCTGGATATCCTTCCACAGCTACCTACAGGCTGTCCAAGGTCGCCAACTG AGCCCCCAATGGCTGAAGAAGGTGACCCGGAGCTTGGTGCTGGCCCTGCTGTGCCTTGTACTGTCCACTTGCGTGGGGCCCTACCTCTTCCCCTACTTCATCCCCCTCGATGGTGACCGCCTCCTTCGAAA CAAGAAACGCAAAGCCAG GGGCATCATGGTAAG GTGGCTGCGAGCCTATGAGAGCGCTGTCTCCTTCCACTTCAGTAACTATTTTGTGGGCTTTCTGTCTGAGGCCACAGCCACATTGGCGGGGGCTGGCTTCACTGAGGAAAAGGACCACCTGGAATG GGACCTAACTGTCTCCAGGCCATTGAATGTGGAGATGCCTCGGTCAATGGTTGAAGTTGTCACAAGCTGGAACCTGCCCATGTCTTATTGGTTAAATAACT ATGTTTTTAAGAATGCTCTCCGTCTGGGAACCTTCTCAGCTGTGCTAGTCACCTATGCAGCCAGTGCCCTCCTGCAT GGCTTCAGCTTCCACCTGGCTGCTGTACTGCTGTCCCTGGCATTTATCACATACGTGGAGCACG TCCTCCGGAAGCGCCTGGCTCGGATCTTCAGCGCCTGTGTCTTGTCAAAGCGCTGTCTGCCAGACTGTTCACACAGACATCGCTTG GGCCTGGGGGTACGAGCCTTAAACTTGCTCTTTGGGGCCCTAGCCATCTTCCACCTGGCCTACCTGGGCTCCCTGTTTGATGTCGATGTGGatgacaccacagaggagcag GGCTACGGCATGGCACACACTGTCCACAAGTGGTCAGAGCTCGGCTGGGCCAGTCACTGGGTCACTTTTGGATGCTGGATCTTCTACCGACTCATAGGCTGA
- the Porcn gene encoding protein-serine O-palmitoleoyltransferase porcupine isoform X2: MATFSRQEFFQQLLQGCLLPTVQQGIDQIWMLLAICLACRLLWRFGLPSYLKHASTVAGGFFSLYHFFQLHMVWVVLLSLLCYLVLFLCRHSSHRGVFLSVTILIYLLMGEMHMVDTVTWHKMRGAQMIVAMKAVSLGFDLDRGEVGAVPSPVEFMGYLYFVGTIVFGPWISFHSYLQAVQGRQLSPQWLKKVTRSLVLALLCLVLSTCVGPYLFPYFIPLDGDRLLRNKKRKARWLRAYESAVSFHFSNYFVGFLSEATATLAGAGFTEEKDHLEWDLTVSRPLNVEMPRSMVEVVTSWNLPMSYWLNNYVFKNALRLGTFSAVLVTYAASALLHGFSFHLAAVLLSLAFITYVEHVLRKRLARIFSACVLSKRCLPDCSHRHRLGLGVRALNLLFGALAIFHLAYLGSLFDVDVDDTTEEQGYGMAHTVHKWSELGWASHWVTFGCWIFYRLIG, translated from the exons GGTTACCGTCCTACCTGAAGCATGCAAGCACCGTGGCAGGCGGCTTCTTCAGCCTGTACCACTTCTTCCAGCTGCACATGGTTTGGGTTGTGCTGCTCAGCCTCCTGTGCTACCTCGTGCTGTTCCTCTGCCGACACTCCTCCCACCGAGGCGTCTTCCTCTCAGTCACCATCCTCATCTACCTACTCATGGG TGAAATGCACATGGTGGACACTGTGACATGGCACAAGATGCGAG GGGCCCAGATGATCGTGGCCATGAAGGCGGTGTCTCTGGGCTTCGACTTGGACCGGGGCGAGGTGGGTGCAGTGCCCTCACCTGTGGAGTTCATGGGCTACCTCTACTTTGTGGGCACCATCGTCTTTGGGCCCTGGATATCCTTCCACAGCTACCTACAGGCTGTCCAAGGTCGCCAACTG AGCCCCCAATGGCTGAAGAAGGTGACCCGGAGCTTGGTGCTGGCCCTGCTGTGCCTTGTACTGTCCACTTGCGTGGGGCCCTACCTCTTCCCCTACTTCATCCCCCTCGATGGTGACCGCCTCCTTCGAAA CAAGAAACGCAAAGCCAG GTGGCTGCGAGCCTATGAGAGCGCTGTCTCCTTCCACTTCAGTAACTATTTTGTGGGCTTTCTGTCTGAGGCCACAGCCACATTGGCGGGGGCTGGCTTCACTGAGGAAAAGGACCACCTGGAATG GGACCTAACTGTCTCCAGGCCATTGAATGTGGAGATGCCTCGGTCAATGGTTGAAGTTGTCACAAGCTGGAACCTGCCCATGTCTTATTGGTTAAATAACT ATGTTTTTAAGAATGCTCTCCGTCTGGGAACCTTCTCAGCTGTGCTAGTCACCTATGCAGCCAGTGCCCTCCTGCAT GGCTTCAGCTTCCACCTGGCTGCTGTACTGCTGTCCCTGGCATTTATCACATACGTGGAGCACG TCCTCCGGAAGCGCCTGGCTCGGATCTTCAGCGCCTGTGTCTTGTCAAAGCGCTGTCTGCCAGACTGTTCACACAGACATCGCTTG GGCCTGGGGGTACGAGCCTTAAACTTGCTCTTTGGGGCCCTAGCCATCTTCCACCTGGCCTACCTGGGCTCCCTGTTTGATGTCGATGTGGatgacaccacagaggagcag GGCTACGGCATGGCACACACTGTCCACAAGTGGTCAGAGCTCGGCTGGGCCAGTCACTGGGTCACTTTTGGATGCTGGATCTTCTACCGACTCATAGGCTGA
- the Porcn gene encoding protein-serine O-palmitoleoyltransferase porcupine isoform X3, whose amino-acid sequence MATFSRQEFFQQLLQGCLLPTVQQGIDQIWMLLAICLACRLLWRFGLPSYLKHASTVAGGFFSLYHFFQLHMVWVVLLSLLCYLVLFLCRHSSHRGVFLSVTILIYLLMGEMHMVDTVTWHKMRGAQMIVAMKAVSLGFDLDRGEVGAVPSPVEFMGYLYFVGTIVFGPWISFHSYLQAVQGRQLSPQWLKKVTRSLVLALLCLVLSTCVGPYLFPYFIPLDGDRLLRKWLRAYESAVSFHFSNYFVGFLSEATATLAGAGFTEEKDHLEWDLTVSRPLNVEMPRSMVEVVTSWNLPMSYWLNNYVFKNALRLGTFSAVLVTYAASALLHGFSFHLAAVLLSLAFITYVEHVLRKRLARIFSACVLSKRCLPDCSHRHRLGLGVRALNLLFGALAIFHLAYLGSLFDVDVDDTTEEQGYGMAHTVHKWSELGWASHWVTFGCWIFYRLIG is encoded by the exons GGTTACCGTCCTACCTGAAGCATGCAAGCACCGTGGCAGGCGGCTTCTTCAGCCTGTACCACTTCTTCCAGCTGCACATGGTTTGGGTTGTGCTGCTCAGCCTCCTGTGCTACCTCGTGCTGTTCCTCTGCCGACACTCCTCCCACCGAGGCGTCTTCCTCTCAGTCACCATCCTCATCTACCTACTCATGGG TGAAATGCACATGGTGGACACTGTGACATGGCACAAGATGCGAG GGGCCCAGATGATCGTGGCCATGAAGGCGGTGTCTCTGGGCTTCGACTTGGACCGGGGCGAGGTGGGTGCAGTGCCCTCACCTGTGGAGTTCATGGGCTACCTCTACTTTGTGGGCACCATCGTCTTTGGGCCCTGGATATCCTTCCACAGCTACCTACAGGCTGTCCAAGGTCGCCAACTG AGCCCCCAATGGCTGAAGAAGGTGACCCGGAGCTTGGTGCTGGCCCTGCTGTGCCTTGTACTGTCCACTTGCGTGGGGCCCTACCTCTTCCCCTACTTCATCCCCCTCGATGGTGACCGCCTCCTTCGAAA GTGGCTGCGAGCCTATGAGAGCGCTGTCTCCTTCCACTTCAGTAACTATTTTGTGGGCTTTCTGTCTGAGGCCACAGCCACATTGGCGGGGGCTGGCTTCACTGAGGAAAAGGACCACCTGGAATG GGACCTAACTGTCTCCAGGCCATTGAATGTGGAGATGCCTCGGTCAATGGTTGAAGTTGTCACAAGCTGGAACCTGCCCATGTCTTATTGGTTAAATAACT ATGTTTTTAAGAATGCTCTCCGTCTGGGAACCTTCTCAGCTGTGCTAGTCACCTATGCAGCCAGTGCCCTCCTGCAT GGCTTCAGCTTCCACCTGGCTGCTGTACTGCTGTCCCTGGCATTTATCACATACGTGGAGCACG TCCTCCGGAAGCGCCTGGCTCGGATCTTCAGCGCCTGTGTCTTGTCAAAGCGCTGTCTGCCAGACTGTTCACACAGACATCGCTTG GGCCTGGGGGTACGAGCCTTAAACTTGCTCTTTGGGGCCCTAGCCATCTTCCACCTGGCCTACCTGGGCTCCCTGTTTGATGTCGATGTGGatgacaccacagaggagcag GGCTACGGCATGGCACACACTGTCCACAAGTGGTCAGAGCTCGGCTGGGCCAGTCACTGGGTCACTTTTGGATGCTGGATCTTCTACCGACTCATAGGCTGA
- the Porcn gene encoding protein-serine O-palmitoleoyltransferase porcupine isoform X1, protein MATFSRQEFFQQLLQGCLLPTVQQGIDQIWMLLAICLACRLLWRFGLPSYLKHASTVAGGFFSLYHFFQLHMVWVVLLSLLCYLVLFLCRHSSHRGVFLSVTILIYLLMGEMHMVDTVTWHKMRGAQMIVAMKAVSLGFDLDRGEVGAVPSPVEFMGYLYFVGTIVFGPWISFHSYLQAVQGRQLSPQWLKKVTRSLVLALLCLVLSTCVGPYLFPYFIPLDGDRLLRNKKRKARGIMVRWLRAYESAVSFHFSNYFVGFLSEATATLAGAGFTEEKDHLEWDLTVSRPLNVEMPRSMVEVVTSWNLPMSYWLNNYVFKNALRLGTFSAVLVTYAASALLHGFSFHLAAVLLSLAFITYVEHVLRKRLARIFSACVLSKRCLPDCSHRHRLGLGVRALNLLFGALAIFHLAYLGSLFDVDVDDTTEEQGYGMAHTVHKWSELGWASHWVTFGCWIFYRLIG, encoded by the exons GGTTACCGTCCTACCTGAAGCATGCAAGCACCGTGGCAGGCGGCTTCTTCAGCCTGTACCACTTCTTCCAGCTGCACATGGTTTGGGTTGTGCTGCTCAGCCTCCTGTGCTACCTCGTGCTGTTCCTCTGCCGACACTCCTCCCACCGAGGCGTCTTCCTCTCAGTCACCATCCTCATCTACCTACTCATGGG TGAAATGCACATGGTGGACACTGTGACATGGCACAAGATGCGAG GGGCCCAGATGATCGTGGCCATGAAGGCGGTGTCTCTGGGCTTCGACTTGGACCGGGGCGAGGTGGGTGCAGTGCCCTCACCTGTGGAGTTCATGGGCTACCTCTACTTTGTGGGCACCATCGTCTTTGGGCCCTGGATATCCTTCCACAGCTACCTACAGGCTGTCCAAGGTCGCCAACTG AGCCCCCAATGGCTGAAGAAGGTGACCCGGAGCTTGGTGCTGGCCCTGCTGTGCCTTGTACTGTCCACTTGCGTGGGGCCCTACCTCTTCCCCTACTTCATCCCCCTCGATGGTGACCGCCTCCTTCGAAA CAAGAAACGCAAAGCCAG GGGCATCATGGTAAG GTGGCTGCGAGCCTATGAGAGCGCTGTCTCCTTCCACTTCAGTAACTATTTTGTGGGCTTTCTGTCTGAGGCCACAGCCACATTGGCGGGGGCTGGCTTCACTGAGGAAAAGGACCACCTGGAATG GGACCTAACTGTCTCCAGGCCATTGAATGTGGAGATGCCTCGGTCAATGGTTGAAGTTGTCACAAGCTGGAACCTGCCCATGTCTTATTGGTTAAATAACT ATGTTTTTAAGAATGCTCTCCGTCTGGGAACCTTCTCAGCTGTGCTAGTCACCTATGCAGCCAGTGCCCTCCTGCAT GGCTTCAGCTTCCACCTGGCTGCTGTACTGCTGTCCCTGGCATTTATCACATACGTGGAGCACG TCCTCCGGAAGCGCCTGGCTCGGATCTTCAGCGCCTGTGTCTTGTCAAAGCGCTGTCTGCCAGACTGTTCACACAGACATCGCTTG GGCCTGGGGGTACGAGCCTTAAACTTGCTCTTTGGGGCCCTAGCCATCTTCCACCTGGCCTACCTGGGCTCCCTGTTTGATGTCGATGTGGatgacaccacagaggagcag GGCTACGGCATGGCACACACTGTCCACAAGTGGTCAGAGCTCGGCTGGGCCAGTCACTGGGTCACTTTTGGATGCTGGATCTTCTACCGACTCATAGGCTGA
- the Porcn gene encoding protein-serine O-palmitoleoyltransferase porcupine isoform X6, with protein MHMVDTVTWHKMRGAQMIVAMKAVSLGFDLDRGEVGAVPSPVEFMGYLYFVGTIVFGPWISFHSYLQAVQGRQLSPQWLKKVTRSLVLALLCLVLSTCVGPYLFPYFIPLDGDRLLRNKKRKARGIMVRWLRAYESAVSFHFSNYFVGFLSEATATLAGAGFTEEKDHLEWDLTVSRPLNVEMPRSMVEVVTSWNLPMSYWLNNYVFKNALRLGTFSAVLVTYAASALLHGFSFHLAAVLLSLAFITYVEHVLRKRLARIFSACVLSKRCLPDCSHRHRLGLGVRALNLLFGALAIFHLAYLGSLFDVDVDDTTEEQGYGMAHTVHKWSELGWASHWVTFGCWIFYRLIG; from the exons ATGCACATGGTGGACACTGTGACATGGCACAAGATGCGAG GGGCCCAGATGATCGTGGCCATGAAGGCGGTGTCTCTGGGCTTCGACTTGGACCGGGGCGAGGTGGGTGCAGTGCCCTCACCTGTGGAGTTCATGGGCTACCTCTACTTTGTGGGCACCATCGTCTTTGGGCCCTGGATATCCTTCCACAGCTACCTACAGGCTGTCCAAGGTCGCCAACTG AGCCCCCAATGGCTGAAGAAGGTGACCCGGAGCTTGGTGCTGGCCCTGCTGTGCCTTGTACTGTCCACTTGCGTGGGGCCCTACCTCTTCCCCTACTTCATCCCCCTCGATGGTGACCGCCTCCTTCGAAA CAAGAAACGCAAAGCCAG GGGCATCATGGTAAG GTGGCTGCGAGCCTATGAGAGCGCTGTCTCCTTCCACTTCAGTAACTATTTTGTGGGCTTTCTGTCTGAGGCCACAGCCACATTGGCGGGGGCTGGCTTCACTGAGGAAAAGGACCACCTGGAATG GGACCTAACTGTCTCCAGGCCATTGAATGTGGAGATGCCTCGGTCAATGGTTGAAGTTGTCACAAGCTGGAACCTGCCCATGTCTTATTGGTTAAATAACT ATGTTTTTAAGAATGCTCTCCGTCTGGGAACCTTCTCAGCTGTGCTAGTCACCTATGCAGCCAGTGCCCTCCTGCAT GGCTTCAGCTTCCACCTGGCTGCTGTACTGCTGTCCCTGGCATTTATCACATACGTGGAGCACG TCCTCCGGAAGCGCCTGGCTCGGATCTTCAGCGCCTGTGTCTTGTCAAAGCGCTGTCTGCCAGACTGTTCACACAGACATCGCTTG GGCCTGGGGGTACGAGCCTTAAACTTGCTCTTTGGGGCCCTAGCCATCTTCCACCTGGCCTACCTGGGCTCCCTGTTTGATGTCGATGTGGatgacaccacagaggagcag GGCTACGGCATGGCACACACTGTCCACAAGTGGTCAGAGCTCGGCTGGGCCAGTCACTGGGTCACTTTTGGATGCTGGATCTTCTACCGACTCATAGGCTGA